A genomic window from Juglans microcarpa x Juglans regia isolate MS1-56 unplaced genomic scaffold, Jm3101_v1.0 JmScfU0003, whole genome shotgun sequence includes:
- the LOC121245231 gene encoding MDIS1-interacting receptor like kinase 2-like → MGALAIKKVFSLLINFVLFAQLVSSLDAPAFSSNSSKEAIALLTWKNSLQNESQSHLSSWIPVFSSNLNLSRNPCNWLGISCNLAGSIVKINLTESSLQGTLHGFSFLSFPNLASIDLYVNTLYGTIPPQISSLSKLKYLDLSFNQFSGKIPPEIGKLATLKALHLGRNNLNGSIPEEIGRLNLLTEFYLYKNHIDGYIPSSLGNLSNLVILLLYGNELSGFVPPEMGNLSNLDQLDISQNHLTGPIPSTFGNLKRLTILHMFDNSLSGPIPSEIGNLKSLKSVSLQHNNLSGSIPASLLGDLVNLTLLHLDNNSLSGSIPTEIGNLTSLKDLQLDHNQLCGSLPTSFANMSNLIFLVLRENQLTGPIPQGIGDLINLKTLQLDTNQFIGNLPQNICHGGSLRYFAASNNHLDGQIPKSFKNCTSIVRVQLRGNQLIGDISKDFGVYPNLEFIDLRHNRFYGRISSNWGQCQQLQTLLLGKNNITGSIPKEIGNWTTQLGELDLSSNHIVGTIPKEFGSLISLMKLWMNGNQVSGAIPFEFGFLTNLEYLDLSSNKLNTNGNLQIGEHSDLKSLP, encoded by the exons ATGGGAGCATTAGccattaagaaagtattttccctTCTCATCAACTTTGTCCTATTTGCCCAGTTGGTTTCATCACTGGACGCGCCTGccttttcttctaattcttccAAAGAAGCTATTGCTCTTCTGACATGGAAAAATAGCCTTCAAAATGAATCTCAATCCCACTTATCTTCATGGATTCCAGTTTTTTCTTCCAATCTAAACCTAAGTAGGAATCCATGCAATTGGCTTGGTATTTCATGCAACCTTGCTGGAAGCATCGTCAAAATAAACCTTACCGAATCTAGCTTACAAGGTACGCTTCacggattttcttttttatcatttccaAATCTTGCGTCCATTGATCTTTATGTGAACACTCTTTATGGGACAATTCCACCTCAAATTAGCTCcctgtcaaaactcaaatatctcGATTTGTCCTTTAATCAGTTTTCAGGCAAAATCCCACCAGAAATTGGCAAGCTAGCTACTCTTAAGGCCCTCCACCTCGGACGTAATAACTTAAACGGCTCCATTCCTGAAGAAATAGGGCGCCTAAACCTTCTAACTGAATTTTATCTTTACAAAAACCATATAGACGGTTACATCCCTTCTTCTTTAGGCAATTTGAGCAACTTGGTTATTTTGCTTCTTTATGGCAATGAACTTTCTGGTTTCGTTCCTCCAGAAATGGGAAACCTCTCCAATTTGGATCAACTTGACATTAGTCAAAACCACCTGACAGGTCCAATCCCTTCCACTTTCGGGAACTTGAAAAGGCTAACCATCTTGCACATGTTTGATAATTCACTTTCCGGTCCCATCCCTTCGGAGATTGGAAATTTGAAATCCCTAAAGAGTGTAAGTCTTCAACACAATAATCTTTCGGGTTCAATTCCAGCATCATTATTAGGTGATTTGGTAAATCTTACCCTACTTCACCTGGATAATAATAGCCTTTCTGGATCCATTCCTACAGAAATAGGAAACTTGACTTCTCTCAAAGATCTACAGTTGGATCATAACCAGCTATGTGGTTCTCTTCCAACTTCTTTTGCTAACATGagcaatttgatatttttagtaCTTCGTGAAAACCAACTTACCGGTCCAATTCCTCAAGGAATTGGAGATCTCATCAACTTGAAAACTCTACAACTGGACACAAACCAATTTATTGGTAATTTGCCTCAAAACATTTGCCATGGTGGATCACTTCGGTACTTTGCTGCAAGCAACAACCATTTGGATGGCCAAATTcccaaaagtttcaaaaattgcACAAGCATAGTCAGAGTCCAATTAAGAGGTAACCAACTCATTGGAGATATATCTAAGGACTTCGGTGTCTATCCAAACTTGGAGTTCATAGATCTAAGGCATAATCGATTTTATGGAAGGATCTCAAGTAATTGGGGCCAGTGTCAACAACTACAAACCCTACTTCTGGGTAAAAACAATATTACTGGTAGCATACCAAAAGAGATCGGGAACTGGACTACTCAGCTAGGTGAACTTGATCTTTCTTCAAATCATATAGTTGGGACGATTCCAAAAGAATTCGGAAGCCTAATTTCTCTAATGAAATTGTGGATGAATGGCAATCAAGTCTCTGGCGCTATACCTTTTGAATTTGGGTTCTTGACAAATCTTGAATATCTTGACCTGTCCTCAAACAAGCTGA ATACCAATGGAAATTTACAAATTGGAGAGCATAGTGATCTTAAATCTCTCCCATAA